From Aquarana catesbeiana isolate 2022-GZ linkage group LG05, ASM4218655v1, whole genome shotgun sequence:
gcctcttctgtgatcctggctcctccctcctgttctgtgcccccacagcatgcggcttgctatgggggcacccgagctgagtcacagctccctgtgtctattcagacacggagccctggcccacctcctctctctcctgattggccagctgactttgacagcagctgcAGGCAATggtgcacctgctgtgtctcagccgatcaggagggagaatctctggTGGCTGAGACATTCATTGACATCGTAGGACAGCGaggaacctcaggtaagtgttaagggggctgctgcacacagaaggctttttttcttaatgcatagaatgcattaagataaaaaaaaaacttctgactttacaactccttttaatatTGTagctgatatatttatttattttgttcttaAAGTGAGGAATTCCTGGTTTACTTTGAACTGCATTAACTGTTTCTCTTTGTTTTCCTACAGTCTTCCCTAAAGTGACGGCAATATAATCATAGAGGTGACTGTTTTTGAAAAACTAACTTGTTAACCAAAGGTGAGTAGACATATATGAATGACCTGTGGTTTTCCAGAGTACTGCTAGTCCTATTAGCATACGGCCATTATACTAGCACTATGTCCAGCCAGACCTTTCTATATTTTATAGTGCACTAACAAAACTGTTCTCAATATGAATCTACAATAAAGCTATACTGTTGAATTTGTTACTGTAACCTTGCTacggctttttaaccacttgccagctaATGACATACCCGTACGTCCCTAGAAGTCATGGAGTTatgccaggatgatgcctgcaagcTGCAGGCATCTTGCTGGTACTGTTCTTTTGAGCCAGTGCTTGGCTCTCTTGTGAAAACAATCCTATTGCTTTTACAAGGAGCAGCAGGGGATGTCCATTCTGCGCCCCACCCCCACTGCTGCCTATCGCAATGGTTTCGGGCTCTCCTGTCCTTTCCACTGGCTGATAGGAGAGCCGAACAAAGACCAGATCAGCTTTGTTTGGCTATGGTAACCCAGAAACGATGAcctaacatcacttccggtttacccgaATGTCAACGGCACCATTTTCAAAAATCCGAAGCATTCAaaaacaccgatcttggtgtgatttATTgctagggcagaggagggatttggggtcttatggatcccagatctctccataaagagtaacgGTCACATACATATTGCCGTCAAAAGGGATGTTTTGCATTATTATTGtgagagcaataaaagtgatcaaaaatgttatttttatttttttacggtggcagtgttaaaataataaaaatgttttaaagtgcccccatccctgtgTGTttgcacgcaaaggcgaacgcacgtGGTAGGGGTCCCACACGCACTCAAACAGCGATttttcccacacatgtgaggtatcactgctaacgtcagatcatgggcagtatttctagcaccagacctcctgtgtaaaatctaaactggtaatctgtaaaggcttttaaagtgtcgcctatggataatAAAATGTACCTTGTTTGTCGTCTTTGcacaagcatgcgcaattttaaagcgtgacatgttgggtatctgtttacttggtgtaacatcatcttttacattttaccaaaaattgagtaattcttttcttttttttttttttcattttaaccacttcagccccggaaggatttacccccttcctgaccagagcactttttacaatttggcactgcgtcgctttaactgctaattgcgcggtcatgcaatgctgtacccaaatgaaatttgcgtccttttcttcccacaaatagagctttcttttgatggtatttgatcacctctgctgtttttattttttgcgctataaacagaaagaccgaaaattttgaaataaaaaatccaataaactcaattttagtcatacatttagtccaaaatgtattcggccacatgtctttggtaaaaaaatgtcaataagcgtatatttattggtttgcgcaaaagttatagcgtctacaaactagggtacattttctggaatttacacagcttttagtttatgactgcctatctcatttcttgaggtgctaaaatggcagggcagtacaaacccccccccccccccccccccccccccaaattaccgcatttttaaagtagacaccccaaggaaattgctgagaggcatgttgagcccattgaatattaattttcttttgtcccaagtgattgaatagtgacaaaaaaaaaaattacaaaaagttgtcactaaatgatatattgctcacacaggccatgggcatatgtggaattacaccccaaaatacattctgctgattctccagagtacggggataccacatgtgtgggactttttgggagcctagccgcgtacgggacctcgaaaaccaatcaccgccttcaggatttctaggggcctacatttttgatttcactcctcactacctatcacagttttgaaggccataaaatgcccagatggcacaaacccccccaaatgaccccattttggaaagtagacaccccaagctatttgccgagaggcatttcgagtccatggaaaatttttatattttgccacaagttgcaggaaaattacaaacttttttttttttctttttgcacaaagttgtcactaaatgatatattgctcaaacatgccatgggaatatgtggaattacaccccaaaatacattctcctgggtatggggataccacctgtgtgggacttttcgggagcctagctgcgtacggggccgaaaaccatacctctcagcaaatagcctggggtgtctactttccaaaatggggtcatttgtggggggggggttgtgccatctgggcattccatggcctccgaaactgtgataggaggtgaggagtgaaatcaaaaatttacagaatgtattttagggtgtaatttcacatattcccatggcatgtttgagcaatatatcatttagtgacaactttgtgcaaaaaaaaaaaaaaaaattgtctttttcccgcaacttgtgtcacaatataaaatattccatggactcgacatacctctcagcaaatagcttggggtgtctactttccaaaatggggtaatttggggggggggggggggggttgaactgtcccagcattttatgcacaacatttagaagcttatgtcacacatcacccactcttctaaccacttgaagacaaagccctttctgacactacaacccctggcaaaaattatggaatcaccagtccctgaggatgttctttcagttgtttattgttgtagaaaaaaaacagattacagacatggccaaaaactaaaggcatttcaaatggcaactttctggctttaagaaacactaaaagaaatcaagaaaaataattgtggtggccagaaacagttagatttatagaacaagcacagggaataaattatggaatcacccaattctgaggaaaaaattatggcatcaccctgtaaattttcattacaaacactaacacctgcatcagattaaatctgcttgttagtatgtaggtaaaaaggagtgatcacaccttggagagctgttgcaacaagtggactgacatgaagcatggctccaacaccagagatgtcaattaaAAAAAGAGAGGATTATCAAattccttaaagagggtaaatcatcacgcagtgttgcacaagatgttggttgttcacagtcggctgtgtctaaaacttggaccaaatacaaacaacatgggaaggtggttaaaggcaagcatactggtagaccaaggaagacatcaaagcgtcaagacagaaaacttaaagcaatatgccttgaaaacagaaaatgtacaacaaaacaaatgaggaacaaatgggaggaaactggagtcaacatctgcgaccgaactgtaagaaaccgcctaaaggaaatgggatttacatacagaaaagctaaaagaaagccatctctaacacctaaacacaaaaaacaaggttacaatgggctaaggaaaggcaatcgtggactgtgaatgattggatgaaagtcatattcagtgatgaatctcgaatctgcattgggcaaggtgatgatgctggaacttttgtttggtgccgttccaatgagatttatgcagacgactgtctgaagaaaacatgcaaatttccacagtcaattatgatatagggctgcatgtcaggtaaaggcactggggagatggctgtcattaaatcttcaataaatgcacaggtttacattgaaattttggacacttttcttatcccatctattgaaaggatgtttgggggtgattaaatcatttatcaagatgataatgcatcttgccatagagcaaaaactgtgaaaaaattccttgaagaaagacacataaggtcaatatcatggcctgcaaacagtccggatctcaatcccattgaaaatctgtggtggaagttacagaaaatggtccatgacaaggctccaacctgcaaagatgatttggcaacagcaatcagagaaggctggagccagattgatgaagagtactgtttatcactcattaagtcaatgcctcagagactgcaagcagttataaaagccagaggtggtgcaacaaagtactagtgatgtgttggagtgttattttgtttgtttttcatgattccataatttttttcctcagagttgagtgattccataattccctgtgcttgttctataaatctaactgttactggccaccacaattatttttcttgaatttttttttagtgtttcttaaagccagaaagttgccatttgaaatgcctttagtttttggccatgtctgtgatctgcttttttttctacaacaataaacaactgaaggaacatcctcagggactggtgattccataatttttgccaggggttgtatttgtttacgtgaaaaaataatttttttgaaagaaaattactttgaacccccaaacattatatattttttttaaagcaaaggccctacagattaaaatggtgggtgtttcattttttttttcacacagtatttgcgcaacgatttttcaaacgcatttttgggggaaaaaacacactgtttttaattttaatgcacactatattgctcaaatgtttgatgaaataaaaaagatgatcttaggccgaatacattgataccaaacacgacatgctttaaaattgcacacaaacaagcagtggcgacaaactacatacatttttaaaagcccttacaggttaccactttagatttacagaggtctactgctgaaattacttccctcgatctgaccttcgcagtgatacctcacatgcatggtgcatacatttgacgccagaccaacgcttgcgttcgcccttgcgcgagagcagggggggggggcaaggggtgctttttttttcctcctttatttatttttttttttttttttgcttttttatcttatttttaaactcttcctttcatttttttttttatatcatttttattatgtcagggaatgtaaatatcctctttgatagcaataggtagtgacaggtactcctttttttttttttttgaaaaaaatggcgtctgttagaccctagatctctcctctgccctcaaagcatctgaccacaccaagatcagtgtgataaaatgctttcccaatttcccaatggtgcggtttacatccggcgaaatctaagtcatgaaatgctcgtagcttccggtttcttaggccatagagatgattggagccactctggtctctgatcagctctacggccagctggccgaatcaccggctgcattctcaggttccctgttgggacaggagagccagagaaaaacatggaagtcggtggggggggggggggcattccctcccactgcttgtaaaagcagcctagaggctaatttgctgctaggattgcttttacatgaaagccgaccgctggctgaaaagaatgataccaagatgatacctaaacctgcaggcatcattctggtataaccactcaaagtccagcaacataccagtacgttgctggcccttgttgggcatatattgtaatcctttttttttttttttttttttttttttttctttatgcagcctgtgggctgaacgaaaaaaagattgatcggtgggtataccgaccattagaatacctcccttcatccacccacttctaatgatgggcataaatgcaccatttatttatgccgaagcatgggggcatccgccccaaaagttaggagcaaatcgtttctccgcccctgctgcccccatgcttcggcatatatcacctccgacagcgctggagtcacggctttatgtatcgtgggagcaaatgctgtttcTGTCAAGCTAAATAAATCCGCactgtagctgaatggcgtacctgaaaacaaaaaaaaaatggttaacaataaaacacagtaaacagtaaagtataaaaaattacatacctgaaaagcaagcaggataaaacattgcagaatagaatacagtaaaaaagagcagaacaatagagagagagcgagaacaataaaacgacaactatttttgttttttttacttttttgttttttaacacttttttttgtaactgtaacttttataactgtaaccggttccaggttcgggtctctctaaatgcgatggcatcttgggagaccctgtgaaagtgtgcctagtctgtgcagtgctgtaccctatgctaatactcaactagtgtatggtagcgttcaaaacattcaccaatgcaaagaccaggattgtcaggacaggagggacaataatagcgggtgtcacgcctatatccgcgcttgctgcagacacgacatcttttttgggggggttcattgggtaggagtaatctggaggacataaagaaaatgcctctcatgcagccgactgcatttggttggggatgtgaatgggggaagtacgggtgctgcagaagtggtgggttcccaattaggattggcgaatgtagcaggaTGGGCACGACaagcctgtgttcgtcttcttggtggcagcgggacactacttgtgcttgccacctcgccagcttgaactgcacttatgcagtgctggatgtacgaccagagtgtactaggccgctggtgctggccagttcaccagaaggaatagcggcgctagtactgctctgctccatacgagagccctgcggttcctgcacctcaacaacagcagaagatttttggggtctggtacgcctgaccttggcagggaccaaaactccgtcgtcagagctatctgtcatggagccgttgtctacaggatcgtattctgagcctgaatctgacagatgagtgacttcctcttcactatctgttatgctcagaaacgtgtaggcctcttcactagtgtaccttcgatttgacattttgggctcttaatttagtggtacactagtgagactcacaggcaaaaaagctcctgactgttagcgactgtatcaaaacgcgaccaaaaaactgttagcgatcgcagggaaccaggcctgactctgcgaacgctgcagttatgtgtttagtgttttgtaagtgacagtgatcgatcgatattgcacttatGTGGGTTGGgcagggccgaggggcaaaacgcaggtgctagcaggtatctgggctgatcccactaacactgcatttttgggaaccctaaactgctggggacgctagtatagatctgatctgatcagatcagatattgatccgttcagatactataccactaaggaaggtgtatgctgcgtgcgtgggtgttagcgctactggcactaacctgacgctgcctggggcgacgcagaccctatctgaccctaaaacctaacttgtatcacccaccgagcgatcagggggttaaacctttattaggtaataaaaggcgggtgccctgacgctataaaaaaaaaactaaccagcatcacctgtaaaaggtatacggtgatcactggtgaaagggttaactagggggcaatcaaggggttaaatactttactaggtagtatataggggtcccatACGCTATagaaagctgacggcgaacctaaatacttaactccctaactagcgtcacctgtgacactaatacagcaattgaaaaacgatcgcttagtgacactggcaacggggggtgatcaaggggttaaacctttattaggggtggttaggggagtaccctagacctaaagggggctaccactaactgccataccacttataactgtcacaaactgacaccaatgcaataatcagtaaaaaaaaaaaaaaaaaaaacttgctattggtgtcactgtgacagggggcgcaggggggtgatcgggggtgaaaagtgtgcctagtgtgttttactgttagtTTAGTGTTTGGTGTACTTActaggatgtcttctctcctctgcgccggaacgaaaaagaccaacgcgaggagaggtgacatcacttcttcTGCCGCTGCCGCTATAtttcagcagcagaggaagattttcatttgttgggatcgatcgtgagggggtggccacgaatgagtggcctccccctcagcattgattgctcccctaacgatgccgactgcctcgggcacgggggcgccaggtacgtgattttgcctgcccgtgccattctgtcgcagtatatctgcgttaggcggtcggcaagtggttaaagaccaggcctctttttcagactctgtgtttacaagttaaaagcaaggttttttgctagaaaattacttagaatccccaaacattatacatttttttttctaacaccctagagaataaaatggcggtcattgcaatactttttgtcacaccatatttgcacagcggtcttacaagcgcacttttttttttgaataaaaaaataagacaacagtaaagttagcccaacttttttttgtatattttgaaagataatgttacgccgagtaaattgatacccaatatgtcatgcttcaaaattgcgcccgctcgtggaatggcgtcaaacttttacccttaaagatctccataggcgacgtttaaaaaattctacaggttgcatgttttgagttagaggagaggtctggggctagaattattgctctaacaattgcagcgatacctcacatgtgtggtttgaccaccgttttcatatgcgggcgctactcacgaatGTCTGCGCGCCAGCTCatcggcgctttaaaaaatgttttttctttttttcttatttattttacttgattttgtttattcttttcactgttttttttttttttttttaaatttgggtcacttttattcctattacaaggaatctaaacatcccttgtgatagaaaaaaagcatgacaggacctcttaaatgtgagatctagggtcaaaaagtcttcagatctcatatttggacttaaatgcaataaaaaaataaataaatatacattttgtcatttgaaaaaataacagaaaaatggccctccatacccagccacagaacggtcccgattgcctccgccgctgctgacggctccggtaagcaccgGAGGGCACATGAGAGCGACTGGAggggggggtggcccctctcccgcctccgataatggtgatcttgcggcgaatctgccgcagagaccaccattatcgtaaacaggaccgccggctcaaaagatggatatctcggttgtggcagcagctgctgccattactgaGATATCATCTTTAAACTGCCAACGTGtatgtacaggaggcggtcagcaagtggttaacgcaaaaaaaagaaagttatttaTTTTACcagaaaaattgtgtttgaaaaactgctgcgcaaatactgtgtgacataaaaaaaaaaattgcaaaacgcaccattttttttctctagggcctctgcttaaaaaatatgcgtgtgtgtgtgtatatatatatatatttgtggttcGAAGAtattttctagctaaaaatactAATTGTCACATGTAAACAAAGTTCCAGAATatgcttggtcttcaagtggttaatgtttatcagtaaaaaaaatatttttctctctACAGGTAACTAAGAATGAGTGTTACTCTTCGGTTAGAAGGTCTTTCTCACAGAGCAAATTCCTATGATATTCGAAAATTCTTTGTTGGACTGGATGTTCCCCAAGGAGGTGTTCATATCACTGGTGGGCCAGATGGTGAAGCTTTTGTTGATGTTGCAACATGGGACAATGCTTATCAAGCTCTTCAGATGTCAGGCCAACAAATAAGGAATTCCATAATAAAAATTTCAGTTGTCTCCGCAGAAGAAAAGCAGCAAGCTTTGGAAAACTGCAACAAGGTCAAAGATTCTGCACATGGTAGAAATGGTACTGATGATGAGAAAAAAAGCAAAGAAGGCAGAGAAGCTCATTCTCGCTCCACATCGTTATATTTGCGGATAGACATTGGTAATATTGATCTAACTCCGAAAGATATCAGACATTTCTTTGATGGCGTTTCCATTAAGGACATAGTGTTCTCTAAAGATGAAGAGTCACCTGGTAAGGTGATTGTGATAATCATGTTTGGCAACAAAAATGGTGCATTGGAAGGCTATAATAGATACAAGGATAGCAAGATCTTACGCATAGCATGGTCAGATCAAAAAGAGTGGATCAAATATGGTGGAAAACTTGATGAAGACGACTGCATTTCAAGCACATCAGGAAATAGAAAACGAACACGCTCTAGGTCTCCTCGAAAGCGGTCTAGATCTCCAAAAAGGCATTCTAGGTCTGCACGAAGATCGCCTCAAAGGTCTCCACGAAGGCATACTAGGTCTCCACTAAGTTCCTCTAGAACACCCCTAAGCTGTTCTAGATCACCTGCAAGTCAAAATGAAGAAAGGGATTCCACAAACCCTGGGCAGTACCATGTGCAAATGACAAACTTGAGCTACCGTGCTAAAAGAGAGG
This genomic window contains:
- the LOC141145355 gene encoding RNA-binding protein 12B-B-like, which encodes MSVTLRLEGLSHRANSYDIRKFFVGLDVPQGGVHITGGPDGEAFVDVATWDNAYQALQMSGQQIRNSIIKISVVSAEEKQQALENCNKVKDSAHGRNGTDDEKKSKEGREAHSRSTSLYLRIDIGNIDLTPKDIRHFFDGVSIKDIVFSKDEESPGKVIVIIMFGNKNGALEGYNRYKDSKILRIAWSDQKEWIKYGGKLDEDDCISSTSGNRKRTRSRSPRKRSRSPKRHSRSARRSPQRSPRRHTRSPLSSSRTPLSCSRSPASQNEERDSTNPGQYHVQMTNLSYRAKREDIKKLFSNHVRDDHIVFLYDERGHRTRKGFVTFTSKEHFRKALALNKVMFKGHKLYISLISKSEMQKLLPSKRQSSGQVQAYIYLRNFSPDVTKSDVKEFFVGFSLNEDDIFLLFDKKNTCCGDVLVKFSSLEEASKAAKLDRISFKDKRIPIKVVYDEKLKSFLHSSGLHMMLTDPNECVTQEDDPSEDEVTQENNTCNDEPIPQDMDMPEEDCAVQKDNPPECVSLADE